The Kineosporia corallincola genome segment CGTCGAGCGGTTCGGCGACTGGCTGGGCCGCGACGTGGACTACGTCATCGACTTCTCGATGCGCCGCACCTGGGACGACATCGCCGAGCCGGATTACTGGCTGGAGACCTGGCAGGACACCGGCTACCGGATGGTCTACGGGCTGGCCATGCTGCCCGAGGACGAGAAGCTGGACGTGTCGCTGGCCGCCGGGGCGCAGGGGCGCTACAACCGTTACTTCCGGCAGCTCGCCGAGAACCTGGTGGCCCACGGCCAGGGCGACGCGATCCTGCGGCTGGGCTGGGAGTTCAACCTCGGCGCCTGGCGCTGGCACCCGGGCGACGCCGAGGACTTCACCGGCTACTGGCGTCAGGTCGTCACCACGATGCGCGCGGTGCCGGGGGCACAGAACCTGGAGTTCGACTGGAACGTCAGCAACGGCGGCAGCCGCTACGACTCCACCCGGTTCTACCCGGGTGACGACTACGTGGACTACGTCGGTGTGGACGTGTACGACATCTCCTGGTCGAAGGGCACCTACCCGTACCCGGCCGAGTGCGACGCGGCCTGCCGCCTGAAACGGCAGAAGGCGGCCTGGAACAGCACGATGAACGCGAAGTTCGGCCTGGCCTTCTGGTCGGCGTTCGCCCGGTCGAGGGGTAAACCGCTGACCCTGCCGGAGTGGGGGTTGTGGGACCGGCCGGACGGGCACGGCGGCGGTGACGACCCGTACTTCGTCGAGCGGATGCACGACTTCATCACCGACCCGGCCAACAACGTGGCCTACCAGGCCTACTTCGAGTTCGACGTGGGCGCGTCGGGCGACCACCGGCTGTCGCAGATGACGGAGTCCGGGACGATCTTCAAACAACTGTTCGGATAAGATCTTCCGTTTTCCCTCCGGACAGATCGGGCATCACTACACTTTTTGCCCGTGAGTCCCGACTGTCACGTCGTCCAGGGGGAGTAGGAGTCCGGTGCCTGTTCATGCCTGAGTACCACCCTGATCGTCGACCTCCGTCCTCCCGGCGTCCCAGCTTCCACGACCTGGTGCCCGAGAACGAGCGCCACCCGGCCCCACAGCGCTCCTTCCGCGAGGTCCGGGCCCGTCGCAGCCGGCTGCCGTGGATCGCCGCGGTGCTGGCCCTGCTGGTGGTGGCCGGTGGCGTCGGGATCGCCCTGCGCCCGCACGACGAGCCGCGGCGGGCCACGGGGGCTACCGGGGTCACGGCCTCCGCCCCGCCCGCCGACACCGGTGAGCAGGCCCCGGCCGCACCGCGAAAGACCACCGGGGCCGAGAAGAACGTGTCGCTCGCCGTGTTCCGCAGCGCCTCACCCGCCTCGGTGGGCCAGTTCAGTGACTGGCTCGGCCGTGACGTCGACTACGTGGTCGACTTCTCCCGCCGCCTGAGCTGGGACCAGATCGCGAATCCGATTGACCACCTGAGTCTTTGGCGCAACTCCGGCTATCGGGTGGTGTACGGCGTGGCGATGCTGCCGGAGGCCAGGAGCGACACCTCGACCATCGCGGCGGGAGCTCGGGGCGAATACGACCAGTACTACCGGACTCTCGCCCAGAACCTGGTGAGATACGGCCAGGGAGACGCGATTCTGCGGCTGGGCTGGGAGTTCAACGTGGCCAACTCCACCTGGCACCCCGACGACCCGCAGGAGTTCATCACCTACTGGCGCAACATCGTGCGCACGATGCGCGCGGTGCCGGGGGCGCAGAACCTGGAGTTCGACTGGAACGTCAACAGCGGCGGCGACAGTTACGACTCCACGGTGTTCTACCCCGGCGACAAGTACGTGGACTACGTCGGCGTGGACGTGTACGACATCGCCTGGGCCGACGGCACCTACCCCTATCCGACCGGCTGCGGCGCGCCGTGCCGGCGCCAGCGCCAGGAAGCGGCCTGGAAGGCGGCCCTGAACGCCAGGTTCGGGCTGATCTTCTGGTCCGACTTCGCCGAGGCCAGGGGCAAGCCGATGTCGTTCCCGGAGTGGGGACTGTGGGACCGCCCGGACGGTCAGGGCGGCGGCGACAACCCCTACTTCATCGAGCAGATGCACGACTTCATCGACAACCCGCACAACAACGTGGCCTACCACGCCTACTTCGACTACGACGTCGGCGAGAAGGGTGACCATCGGCTGGCCTCGTTCCCGAAGGCCGGCAAGAAGTTCGCCCGGCTCTTCGGGGAGCAGACGTGACGATCCTGATGATTCCGAGTCCGGTAAACAGTCTGTTTCCGGTGAACCGCGCAGCCGGACCGTTCGTGTGGAAGCTGATGCATTCCCTACACGAAGGAGTTCTCCATGCGTCGTGCGACCGCATGGGCCGCGATTCCGGCCCTGCTGCTGACCCTGGGGTTGGCCGGTGCAGCGTCCGCCACCGCCTCCGCCTCATCCGCCGCCGTCTCGACATGCAGTGACCCGGACGCCCTGTTCGACCTCGAGGGCAATCCCTGCTGATCGGTGCCGCCGGCTGAACGTCTGGGAACCCGGATCGCTCCGGGTTCCCAGACATTCACGCGGCGACGTCAGCCCTGGAGATCACGTGCCTGGGCCCGGCCGGCCCGCTCCACGGCGTCCCGGCCCTCCACCACCAGACGGCGCAGCGCCGGCTCGGCGTCGGTGCCGTCCAGCCAGGTCTGCGTGGCCGCCAGCACTTCGGTGACCGGCTGCCCCGAGGGGTACAGCCCGGTCGCGATCTGGGCGGCCATCTCGCTGGTGCGCTCCGCGTACAACCCGGACAGCGCGGCGAAGTACGGCGCCACGTAGGGCGCCAGCAGGGCCCGGTCGTGCACCCGGCTGAAACCACCGATCACGGCCTGCTGCACGGTGTTCGGCAAATCGCCGTCCTCCACCACGCTCTTCCAGGCCGCCGCCTTGGCCTCGGCGGTCGGCACCGCGGCCCGGGCCGCGGCGGCGTGCACCCGGCCGGTGGCCGTGTCGTCGCGGGCCAGCTCGGCGGTGATCTCCGGCTCGCCGGCCAGACCACCGGCGACCAGGGCGGTGAGCAGCCCCCAGCGCATCTCGGTGTCGACGGCCAGCCCCTCGACCACCAGGTCGCCGGACAGCAGGGCGGCGATCGCGCCGAGCTGCTCCTTGGTGCTCGCGTGCGCGGCGAACGAACGGGCCAGCAGCAGCTGCGTGTCGCTGCCCGGCTCGGCCGTCTTCAGCAGGGCGAGCAGCCGGTCCGCCGCCGCCACCGAGGTCTCCTCGCGGAACTCCGGCGCGACGTACGACTCCAGCGTGGCGGAGAGCTGGCGCAGCAGGGTCTGGGCCACGCTCGGGTCGTCGACCGAGGCGATGTGCGACAGCACCAGGTCGGCGAAAGTGCGCGCGGGCAGCTCGGCGTCGCGGGTCATGTCCCAGGCCGCGCCCCAGATCAGGGTGCGGGCCAGGGAGTCCTCGAAGTCCGAGAGGTGACCGATCGCGGTGTCCAGCGACCCGGCGTCCAGGCGAATCTTGGTGTACGCCAGGTCTTCGTCGTTGATCAGGATCAGGTCGGGCCGGGCGCTGCCGGTCAGCTGCGGCACCTCGGTGAGCTCGCCGGTGACGTCGAGCTCGATCCGGGTGGTGCGGCGCAGCCTGCCCTCCACCAGGTCGTACCCGCCCACCACGAGACGGTGCGGACGCAGGTGCGGGTACTCGGCGGTGGCCTCCTGGGCGATCGCGAAGCGGGTGATCACCCGGTCCTCGCCGGTCTCGATCACCGGGCGCAGGGTGTTCACCCCGGCGGTCTGGAGCCAGGCCTGCGACCAGCTGTCCAGGTCGCGGCCGCTGGTCTGCTCCAGGTGCCCGAGCAGGTCCTTCAGTGTGGTGTTGCCCCAGGCATGGGTCTTGAAGTACTGCCGCAGCCCGGCGTCGAAGTCGGCCTGGCCCACCCAGTGCACCAGCTGCTTGAGCACGGAAGCGCCCTTGGCGTAGGTGATCCCGTCGAAGTTGACCTCGACGTCTTCCAGGTCGCGCATGTCGGCGACGATCGGGTGGGTGGAGCTGAGCTGGTCCTGCCGGTACGCCCAGGACTTCTCCGCGCTGCTGAAAGTGGTCCAGGAGGTGGCCCACTCGGTGGCCTCGGCCTGGCAGCGGGTGCTCGCGTACTCGGCGAACGACTCGTTCAGCCACAGGTCGTCCCACCAGCGCATGGTGACCAGGTCGCCGAACCACATGTGCGCCAGCTCGTGCAGGATGGTCAGGGCGCGGCGCTCGATCAGGGCCTTCGGCACCCGCGAGCGGAACACGTAGACCTCGGTGATGGTGACCGTGCCCGCGTTCTCCATCGCCCCGGCGTTGAACTCCGGCACGAACAGCTGGTCGTACTTGGGGAACGGGTAGTCGCAGTCGAAGGTCTCCTCGAACCAGGTGAACCCGGCCTTGGTGATCGCGATGACGTTGTCGGCGTCCAGGTGCTCGGCCAGCGACTTACGGGCGAACACGCCGAGCGGGATGACCCGGCCGTCACGCACCGTCAGCTCGTCGGTGACCCGGTGGTACGGGCCGGCGACCAGCGCGGTGACGTAGGGGCTCATCAGCTCGGTGGGAGCGAAACGCCACACCGAGGTGGTGCCGTCGACCGGCTCCGGCTCGACCGCGGTGGCCACCGTGACCACGTGCCAGTGGCTGGGGGCCTTGACCGTCCAGGTGTACACGGACTTCAGGTCGGGCTGGTCGAAGCAGGCGAACACCCGCCGCGCGTCGGCCACCTCGAACTGGGTGTAGAGGTAGGTCTCGCCGTCCACCGGGTCGACGAAGCGGTGCAGGCCCTCGCCGGTCTGCATGTACTCGCCGTCGGCCACCACCCGCAGTTCGTTGGCGCCCTCGACGATGCCGGGCAGGGCGATCCGCGCGGTGCTGACCACCTCGGCCACGTCCAGCGCGGTGCCGTTCAGCACGACCTCGTGCACGGTCGGGGCGATCAGGTCGATGAACAGATCGGTGGACGGCGTGGGGCCGCTCGTGAACTTCACCGTGGTGACGGACCGGAAGGTGTCGGGACCGGTCGTCAGGTCCAGGTCGATGTCATACGACTGCACCGTGAACGCGGCGGCGCGTGCGGCAGCCTCGTCGCGGGTCAGGTTCGTACCGGGCACAGGGTCCTCCTCGGTGGGGCGTCGCAGAACCGGCGGCGAGGGGTGCCGGGTCTCGGCCCTCCGCCCCGGTCACCGGCGTGGCGCTGGGGTGCGATTTGCTCAAGCCGGATCCTCTCACTACCGGTGAGCGGTCGTCCTGGCGGTGTGCGGCGATGTGCGGCCCGGCCGGGATGACACGCGCGGGGAGCGGTGTTGTGGTCGCTCGGGAACCCGTCCCGTCCATCTTCACCGAGAGGCCTCCACCGATGAGCGAACGCGCCACCGCCGACTTCTGGTTCGACCCGCTGTGCCCCTTCGCCTGGGCCACCTCCCGGTGGATGCTCGAGGTCGAGAAGGTGCGCGAGGTCGACGTGAAGTGGCACGTCATGAGCCTGTCCGTGCTGAACGAGGGCCGTGACCTGCCGCAGGACTACCGCGACCTGATGGACCGCGGCTGGGGCCCGGTCCGGGTCGTCATCGCCGCCCGTGAGCTGCACGGCGAGAAGCACGTGAAGCCGCTGTACGACGCGATGGGCGCGCAGATCCACTACAAGAAGGAGAAGGACTACTCCGTCGTCATCGAGAAGGCTCTCGCCGAGGTGGGCCTGCCGGCCGACCTGGCGAAGTACGCCACCTCGGACGAGTACGACGAGCAGCTGCGGGCCAGTCACTCCGAGGGCATCAGCAAGGTGGGTGAAGACGTCGGCACGCCGGTCGTGGCGTTCAACGACACCGCCTTCTTCGGCCCGGTGATCACCCGGGTGCCCACCGGTGAGGACGCGGGCAAGCTCTGGGACGGCACCCTGCTGGTCTCGTCCAACCCGTACTTCTTCGAGCTCAAGCGCACCCGCACGGAGTCGCCGCAGTTCGACGTCTGAGTCGCCGGGGGTGTGGTGCTCCCGGTGAGAGTCCGGTCCGGGAGTGCCACACTGGGCACCATGCGCGTCCATCTGGGTTCCGACCACGCGGGTCTGGAACTGAAGCAGCATCTGGCCAAGCACCTCGGCGAAGCCGGGCACGAGATCATCGATCACGGTCCGCACCAGTACGACCCCGAGGACGATTACCCGCCGTTCTGCCTGCGGGCCGGCGAGGCCGTGGTGGCCGACCCGGGCAGTCTCGGCGTCGTCATCGGTGGCTCCGGCAACGGCGAGCAGATCGCCGCCAACAAGGTGAAGGGTGTCCGGGCCGCGCTGGCCTGGAGCCTGGAGACCGCCCGGCTCGGCCGTCAGCACAACAACGCCAACGTGATCGCCGTCGGCGGCCGCATGCACTCGCTCGACGAGGCCACCGGCTTCGTCGAGGCGTTCCTGGCCGAGCCGTTCAGCGAGAACCCGCGGCACATCCGGCGGATCGACCAGCTCAGTGGCTACGAGACCACGGGCGACCTGCCGGCGCTGCCCGAATAAGGCACTCTGATTACTCATCGTGGTTATTTGGTTACAGTCTGGCTAAGATCGGGCTATGGCCACGTCGAACCACGGCTCGTCGCGGCTGCCCGGGCCCCGCACCCCGGGGTCTGAGCAGCCGCGCCCGGCATCCGCGTCCCCTCCGGCGGCGCGGACGGCCGACCGTCGCGTGGATCCCGGCATCAGCCTGCGCCGGTGGATCGACCACGGCAGCCGGCCCGGGCCCCGCCGGCTCTGGCTGAACGCCACGGCGGCCCTGGTGTTCGCCCTGGTCGCCGAGTACGCCCAGAACTTCCTGCCCGCCGCCTGCGTCGGGCTCTTCCTGGTGCTCGGGTCGGCCGTGGTGCGCCCCCGGCACCTGGTGCGTGACGCCGCGCTGATCGCCGTCATCGTGCTGATCGTGCTCACCCTGACCGGCCAGCAGTTCTGGTCGCTCCTGCCGGTCACCATGGTGCTGCTCGGGGCCGTGCTGATCGGCTGGATCCAGCGCCGCGAGCGCGACGCCGCCGAATCCGGGCTGGGCGCGCTGCACACCGCCGACGCGGTGCTGCTCGACCTGCGCAACGAGATGCTGATCCGCTCGGCCGGGCCCCGGCTGCCGGACGGCTGGCGCTTCGACACCGACCTGCGCCCGGCCCACGGCGACACCTTCAGCGGCGACTTCCTGGTCACTCAGCAGCCCGGCCCGGACGCCCTGGAGGTGGTGCTGGTCGACGTGTCCGGCAACGGCTACCGGGCCGGGGCCCGGGCCCTGCTGCTGGCCGGGGCGATGCGGGCCCTGCTCGACGCCGTCCCCGCGTCCCGCTTTCTGGCCACCGCCAACCACCACGTGGTGCGGCTGGGCAGCGAGCTGCTGCAAGAGGGGTTCGCCACGGCCGTGCACGTCAGCCTGGACCTGGTCGGAGGCTGGTTCGCGGTCACCGGCGCCGGGCACCCACCGGCCGCGCACTACCACGCCGGGTCCGGCCGCTGGGAGGTGCTGGACGGCGAACAGGGGCCCGCGCTGGGGCTGATCGCCGATGCCGCCTACCCGGCGACCCGGGGCCGGCTGGAGCGCGGCGACGCGCTGATGCTCTACACCGACGGCCTGGTGGAGAGCCGGTGCCTCGACGTCGGGCGCGGGATCGACCGGCTGGTCGGCCGCGCCGACCCGCTGATCGCCCGCGGGGTGGAGGGGGCCGCCGCGCACATCACCGGGGCGATCCGGACCGAGGACGGCGACGACCGGGCGCTCATCATCATCAGCCGGGGATGAGAACGTCGCTCAAGCGGGGGGCAGGTGGGTCCGAGTAACCGGATGTGCTGACCCGACGCAACCATCGTCCCCTGGTCC includes the following:
- a CDS encoding glycoside hydrolase family 26 protein, which translates into the protein MRRWFWWLAAALAVVLAGVVAGVVVLRDGEEPVVQATPTGPALGVFLSTSPSDVERFGDWLGRDVDYVIDFSMRRTWDDIAEPDYWLETWQDTGYRMVYGLAMLPEDEKLDVSLAAGAQGRYNRYFRQLAENLVAHGQGDAILRLGWEFNLGAWRWHPGDAEDFTGYWRQVVTTMRAVPGAQNLEFDWNVSNGGSRYDSTRFYPGDDYVDYVGVDVYDISWSKGTYPYPAECDAACRLKRQKAAWNSTMNAKFGLAFWSAFARSRGKPLTLPEWGLWDRPDGHGGGDDPYFVERMHDFITDPANNVAYQAYFEFDVGASGDHRLSQMTESGTIFKQLFG
- a CDS encoding glycoside hydrolase family 26 protein: MPEYHPDRRPPSSRRPSFHDLVPENERHPAPQRSFREVRARRSRLPWIAAVLALLVVAGGVGIALRPHDEPRRATGATGVTASAPPADTGEQAPAAPRKTTGAEKNVSLAVFRSASPASVGQFSDWLGRDVDYVVDFSRRLSWDQIANPIDHLSLWRNSGYRVVYGVAMLPEARSDTSTIAAGARGEYDQYYRTLAQNLVRYGQGDAILRLGWEFNVANSTWHPDDPQEFITYWRNIVRTMRAVPGAQNLEFDWNVNSGGDSYDSTVFYPGDKYVDYVGVDVYDIAWADGTYPYPTGCGAPCRRQRQEAAWKAALNARFGLIFWSDFAEARGKPMSFPEWGLWDRPDGQGGGDNPYFIEQMHDFIDNPHNNVAYHAYFDYDVGEKGDHRLASFPKAGKKFARLFGEQT
- the pepN gene encoding aminopeptidase N, producing the protein MPGTNLTRDEAAARAAAFTVQSYDIDLDLTTGPDTFRSVTTVKFTSGPTPSTDLFIDLIAPTVHEVVLNGTALDVAEVVSTARIALPGIVEGANELRVVADGEYMQTGEGLHRFVDPVDGETYLYTQFEVADARRVFACFDQPDLKSVYTWTVKAPSHWHVVTVATAVEPEPVDGTTSVWRFAPTELMSPYVTALVAGPYHRVTDELTVRDGRVIPLGVFARKSLAEHLDADNVIAITKAGFTWFEETFDCDYPFPKYDQLFVPEFNAGAMENAGTVTITEVYVFRSRVPKALIERRALTILHELAHMWFGDLVTMRWWDDLWLNESFAEYASTRCQAEATEWATSWTTFSSAEKSWAYRQDQLSSTHPIVADMRDLEDVEVNFDGITYAKGASVLKQLVHWVGQADFDAGLRQYFKTHAWGNTTLKDLLGHLEQTSGRDLDSWSQAWLQTAGVNTLRPVIETGEDRVITRFAIAQEATAEYPHLRPHRLVVGGYDLVEGRLRRTTRIELDVTGELTEVPQLTGSARPDLILINDEDLAYTKIRLDAGSLDTAIGHLSDFEDSLARTLIWGAAWDMTRDAELPARTFADLVLSHIASVDDPSVAQTLLRQLSATLESYVAPEFREETSVAAADRLLALLKTAEPGSDTQLLLARSFAAHASTKEQLGAIAALLSGDLVVEGLAVDTEMRWGLLTALVAGGLAGEPEITAELARDDTATGRVHAAAARAAVPTAEAKAAAWKSVVEDGDLPNTVQQAVIGGFSRVHDRALLAPYVAPYFAALSGLYAERTSEMAAQIATGLYPSGQPVTEVLAATQTWLDGTDAEPALRRLVVEGRDAVERAGRAQARDLQG
- a CDS encoding mycothiol-dependent nitroreductase Rv2466c family protein, with amino-acid sequence MSERATADFWFDPLCPFAWATSRWMLEVEKVREVDVKWHVMSLSVLNEGRDLPQDYRDLMDRGWGPVRVVIAARELHGEKHVKPLYDAMGAQIHYKKEKDYSVVIEKALAEVGLPADLAKYATSDEYDEQLRASHSEGISKVGEDVGTPVVAFNDTAFFGPVITRVPTGEDAGKLWDGTLLVSSNPYFFELKRTRTESPQFDV
- a CDS encoding ribose-5-phosphate isomerase, with protein sequence MRVHLGSDHAGLELKQHLAKHLGEAGHEIIDHGPHQYDPEDDYPPFCLRAGEAVVADPGSLGVVIGGSGNGEQIAANKVKGVRAALAWSLETARLGRQHNNANVIAVGGRMHSLDEATGFVEAFLAEPFSENPRHIRRIDQLSGYETTGDLPALPE
- a CDS encoding PP2C family protein-serine/threonine phosphatase — translated: MATSNHGSSRLPGPRTPGSEQPRPASASPPAARTADRRVDPGISLRRWIDHGSRPGPRRLWLNATAALVFALVAEYAQNFLPAACVGLFLVLGSAVVRPRHLVRDAALIAVIVLIVLTLTGQQFWSLLPVTMVLLGAVLIGWIQRRERDAAESGLGALHTADAVLLDLRNEMLIRSAGPRLPDGWRFDTDLRPAHGDTFSGDFLVTQQPGPDALEVVLVDVSGNGYRAGARALLLAGAMRALLDAVPASRFLATANHHVVRLGSELLQEGFATAVHVSLDLVGGWFAVTGAGHPPAAHYHAGSGRWEVLDGEQGPALGLIADAAYPATRGRLERGDALMLYTDGLVESRCLDVGRGIDRLVGRADPLIARGVEGAAAHITGAIRTEDGDDRALIIISRG